One Schistocerca nitens isolate TAMUIC-IGC-003100 chromosome 1, iqSchNite1.1, whole genome shotgun sequence DNA segment encodes these proteins:
- the LOC126260643 gene encoding neurofilament heavy polypeptide-like: MKLLVVSLAVLCACVAFPVDEAPRPVVPLVITDYSSVAPDDTKKEASADVPVKTETPAADPTGETTKAVAAAHAPVPAAPAEPAAAAAAPVEAAAADAAKPEVKSDKPEAGATAAAPVEKPAAEAAKPEESKPAEDPKPAPAEDAVKVAEPEKEESPKPEGDKPVTVAKAEEEPVKAASEPVKAAELPKPEDEKKPEDAVADKTEEKDTPKPEGQAAKADEPAKPEEPAKPEPAVAAAEPEPAKEEKKPEEVKKEEEPAKPEEAKKEEMAVKDAPKEEAKNDAPAVAAAAATTRRRREAIAAEEKKDKKPTDNKKDDKKGKSEEEESKEVSKEVAPEAPVSTEVAADAKTEVAASEPTAVEPVKAEAEEKKPEETQSAVKAQPAEEPEKKAEEKPEEEKKPEEKTEEVKKEEEEEKKPEEEKKAEEQPTNEAPAKAEEKPAKEEEQKPAEAAASS; encoded by the coding sequence ATGAAGCTGCTGGTAGTATCGCTGGCAGTGCTGTGCGCGTGTGTGGCGTTCCCCGTGGACGAGGCGCCGCGGCCAGTCGTGCCCCTGGTCATCACCGACTACTCCTCCGTGGCTCCAGACGACACCAAGAAGGAGGCGTCAGCTGACGTGCCCGTGAAGACCGAGACGCCGGCAGCCGACCCCACGGGGGAGACTACGAAAGCTGTGGCAGCCGCTCATGCTCCCGTCCCGGCCGCCCCTGCCGAGCCCGCAGCTGCAGCCGCCGCGCCCGTAGAGGCCGCTGCTGCTGACGCCGCCAAGCCGGAGGTCAAGTCCGACAAGCCCGAAGCGGGGGCGACGGCAGCCGCGCCGGTGGAGAAACCCGCCGCGGAGGCAGCCAAGCCGGAGGAGAGCAAGCCCGCCGAGGACCCCAAGCCCGCGCCAGCTGAGGACGCCGTCAAGGTCGCGGAACCCGAGAAGGAGGAATCGCCCAAGCCGGAGGGTGACAAGCCCGTTACCGTCGCAAAGGCAGAAGAGGAGCCGGTCAAGGCGGCATCGGAGCCGGTCAAGGCTGCAGAGCTGCCAAAGCCAGAGGACGAGAAGAAGCCGGAGGATGCTGTTGCGGACAAGACCGAGGAGAAGGATACGCCGAAGCCCGAAGGGCAGGCTGCCAAAGCGGACGAACCAGCCAAGCCAGAAGAACCCGCCAAGCCGGAGCCAGCCGTCGCCGCCGCCGAGCCCGAGCCCGCCAAGGAGGAGAAGAAGCCAGAGGAGGTGAAGAAGGAGGAGGAGCCAGCGAAGCCGGAAGAAGCCAAGAAAGAAGAGATGGCCGTTAAGGACGCCCCCAAGGAAGAAGCCAAGAACGACGCTCCCGCTGTCGCTGCTGCCGCCGCAACCACACGTCGAAGGCGCGAAGCTATTGCCGCCGAGGAGAAGAAGGACAAGAAGCCTACGGACAACAAGAAGGACGACAAGAAGGGAAAGTCTGAGGAGGAAGAGAGCAAGGAAGTGAGCAAGGAAGTGGCGCCCGAAGCTCCCGTCAGTACCGAAGTCGCCGCCGACGCCAAGACCGAAGTGGCCGCATCAGAGCCGACAGCGGTGGAACCCGTCAAGGCGGAAGCGGAGGAAAAGAAGCCGGAGGAGACGCAGAGCGCGGTGAAGGCGCAGCCGGCGGAGGAGCCGGAGAAGAAGGCAGAGGAGAAACCCGAGGAGGAGAAGAAGCCGGAGGAAAAGACTGAGGAGgttaagaaggaggaggaggaggagaagaagcccgaggaggagaagaaggcggagGAGCAGCCGACGAACGAGGCGCCCGCCAAGGCAGAGGAGAAGCCGGCGAAGGAGGAGGAACAGAAGCCTGCGGAGGCGGCGGCGAGCTCATAA